AAAAATCTCGCTAAGCATAATTGTCGTTCGATCTCTGTTATTCCGACATTGCGTGGCGTTCCTTTATATGGAACTGATATGTCATTTATATTTAGCCATGAAGTTATGATCCTGCGGGTAAGTAATAGTTTAGCAAAAAGAACTTCGCGTTTTATTAAAAGGACTTTTGATATTCTTGGTGCCTTGGCAATTGTTACTTTACTTTCTCCTGTTTTAATATCCCTATTTTATTTGGTTTTCAAAGATGGTGGCAATGCCATTTACGGACATGAGCGTGTGGGGCGAAATGGGAAAAAATTCAAATGTCTTAAGTTCCGTTCTATGGTGATAAACTCTCAAGAGGTACTCAATGAATTATTGAAAAATAATCCGGAAGCGAGAGCTGAATGGGAAAAAGATTTTAAGCTTAAAGATGATCCTAGAATAACAAAAGTTGGTCAATTTATAAGAAAAACCAGTCTTGATGAGCTACCACAACTTCTTAATGTCCTTAAAGGGGAAATGAGTCTGGTTGGACCAAGACCTATCATTGAAGATGAGTTAGATAAATATGCCGGGGATGTCGATTATTATTTAATGGCTAAGCCGGGTATGACAGGACTATGGCAAGTTAGCGGTCGAAACGATGTCGATTATGACACCCGAGTGTATTTTGACTCATGGTATGTTAAAAATTGGTCATTATGGAATGATATTGCCATCCTTTTTAAAACTGTCAGCGTTGTATTAAAGAGAGATGGAGCCTATTAATAGAGTTATGTCTTATAATCGGTCTGTCGCAAATTTGTATTTATTAATTAGTGAAAAATATGAAATATTTTATAGCCATTCCAACTTATAATGGTGGTGACGTTTGGAAAGATGCAGCTGAAAGCTTAAAGCGTCATGGGCCTGATGGCTTGGATGTTCAGGTGATAGACTCTGGTAGTAACGATGCAACTATTCAGGTGGCAAATAACTTAGGCTTTAATATTATTAATATTAATGCCACTGACTTTAATCACGGAGGAACACGTAACCAATTAGTTTATGCTAATGGTGACTCCGATGTGGTTATATTCTTAACTCAGGATGCAATCCCCGAGCCAGATTATATTGAGCATATTCTCTCATCTTTTAGCGATCCTGATGTAGTCTGCGCTTATGGCAGACAATTACCCCACAGGGATGCAAACCCAATCGCTCAACATGCTAGATATTTTAATTACCCAGAAAAAAATCATATTTGCAGTTTTAATGATACTGCAAGAATGGGTTTGAAAACTGTTTTTATGTCTAATTCCTTTTCTGCCTATCGCATCAATATATTTAGAGAATTAGGTGGTTTTCCTTCAAACACGATTCTATGTGAAGACATGTTCTTTACGGCTAAATCTGTTTTGGCTGGGTATAAAGTAGCTTATGTTTCAGATGCCATAGTGAGACACTCCCATAACTACAGCCCATTAGACGAATTTAAGCGTTATTTTGATATTGGTGTCTTCCACGCTGATGAGCCTTGGATTAGAGAGAAATTTGGAGGAGCCAGTGGAGAAGGTAAAAAATTTATACTTTCGGAGCTGAAATTTCTCTTGAAACGAAATTTTTTATATATTCCTTTAGCTTTCTTGAATAATTTTATGAAAATTTCAGGTTATAAATTAGGTCAGAACTATAAACGTATTCCATATGCATTAGTTAAATTATTTAGTATGCATAAGCGTTATTGGAATTGACCCTATCTATAAAATTTAGTATCGAACTATTAATATTACGAGGATAGTATGAAAATCATAGTGACTGGCGGGGCGGGCTTCATAGGGTCAGCCGTTGTTCGCTATATTATTAACCATACCAATGATGAAATATTGGTCGTGGACAGCCTTACCTATGCAGGGAATCTTGAATCATTAAAATCAGTTGCTGATAATGTGCGTTTCAAATTTGAACAAATAAATATTTGCGATCATAAAGAATTAAACCGTGTTTTTAATGCATTTAAGCCAAATGCCGTTATGCATCTGGCCGCTGAAAGCCACGTTGACCGTTCCATTGACGGGCCTACTGCGTTTATTGAAACCAATATCGTCGGTACCTATACTTTACTGGAGGCTACCCGCCAGTATTGGAACACATTGAGTGCTGATGCTAAAAAAGCATTCCGCTTCCATCATATTTCTACAGATGAAGTGTATGGCGATCTTCATGGTACTGATGATCTCTTTACCGAAACGACCCCATATTCCCCAAGCAGTCCTTATTCCGTGTCTAAGGCTTCCAGCGATCATCTGGTCCGCGCTTGGTTGCGCACCTATGGTTTGCCGACCATAGTAACCAATTGTTCCAACAACTATGGCCCTTATCACTTCCCAGAAAAACTGATCCCGTTAATTATTCTTAATGCGCTGGAAGGTAAACCATTACCAGTATATGGCAATGGTGCTCAGATTCGTGATTGGCTGTATGTAGAAGATCACGCTTGCGCATTGTATAAAGTAGTAACTGAAGGGGAAGTAGGAGAGAGCTACAATATTGGTGGACATAATGAGCGGAAAAATATTGAAGTAGTACAAACTATTTGCCGCTTGTTAGATGAAATGGTGCCAAATAAATTTACTGATATTGATAAATATGAAGAGCTAATTAGTTACGTTATTGATCGTCCCGGCCATGATATGCGCTACGCGATAGATGCTGGGAAAATATACCGCAAATTAGGCTGGAAACCACAGGAAACTTTTGAGAGTGGTATCCGAAAAACGGTGCAGTGGTATTTAGAAAATGAAGAATGGTGGCGCCGTGTTAAAGATGGTTCCTATGCGGGTGAGCGCTTGGGTATAACGAACTAATTTAGAGGATATAAAGAATATGAAAGGTATTGTATTAGCCGGTGGCTCTGGAACGCGTTTGCATCCTATCACCCGAGGCGTATCTAAACAGCTGTTGCCGATTTATGATAAACCCATGGTGTATTACCCTATTTCTGTTCTGATGTTAGCGGGTATCAAAGATATTTTAATTATTTCTACACCGGAAGATATGCCTTCGTTTAAACGCCTGCTGGGTGATGGTAGCCGTTTTGGTGTCAACTTCAGTTATACCGTCCAGCCGAGTCCTGATGGATTGGCTCAGGCATTTATCTTGGGTGAGGAATTTATTAATGGTGATCGTTGTGCTTTAGTTCTAGGAGATAATATCTATTTTGGTCAAAGCTTCGGTAAAAAGCTGGAAGCTGTATCTGCACGAACGGAAGGTGCGACAGTCTTTGGCTATCAAGTTGTAGATGCCGAACGTTTTGGTGTGGTCGAATTTGATAAAGATAATCGAGCGATTTCTCTGGAAGAAAAACCTCTGAACCCCAAATCCAACTGGGCAGTAACCGGTCTCTATTTCTATGATGAT
The window above is part of the Pectobacterium araliae genome. Proteins encoded here:
- the rfbB gene encoding dTDP-glucose 4,6-dehydratase, which encodes MKIIVTGGAGFIGSAVVRYIINHTNDEILVVDSLTYAGNLESLKSVADNVRFKFEQINICDHKELNRVFNAFKPNAVMHLAAESHVDRSIDGPTAFIETNIVGTYTLLEATRQYWNTLSADAKKAFRFHHISTDEVYGDLHGTDDLFTETTPYSPSSPYSVSKASSDHLVRAWLRTYGLPTIVTNCSNNYGPYHFPEKLIPLIILNALEGKPLPVYGNGAQIRDWLYVEDHACALYKVVTEGEVGESYNIGGHNERKNIEVVQTICRLLDEMVPNKFTDIDKYEELISYVIDRPGHDMRYAIDAGKIYRKLGWKPQETFESGIRKTVQWYLENEEWWRRVKDGSYAGERLGITN
- the rfbA gene encoding glucose-1-phosphate thymidylyltransferase RfbA — encoded protein: MKGIVLAGGSGTRLHPITRGVSKQLLPIYDKPMVYYPISVLMLAGIKDILIISTPEDMPSFKRLLGDGSRFGVNFSYTVQPSPDGLAQAFILGEEFINGDRCALVLGDNIYFGQSFGKKLEAVSARTEGATVFGYQVVDAERFGVVEFDKDNRAISLEEKPLNPKSNWAVTGLYFYDDQIVDMAKQVKPSARGELEITTLNEMYLEKGLLNVEQLGRGFAWLDTGTHDSLMEASQFVHTIEKRQGFKVACLEEIALRKGWLSREQVAEEAKALSKTNYGQYLARLIGEK
- a CDS encoding glycosyltransferase, whose translation is MKYFIAIPTYNGGDVWKDAAESLKRHGPDGLDVQVIDSGSNDATIQVANNLGFNIININATDFNHGGTRNQLVYANGDSDVVIFLTQDAIPEPDYIEHILSSFSDPDVVCAYGRQLPHRDANPIAQHARYFNYPEKNHICSFNDTARMGLKTVFMSNSFSAYRINIFRELGGFPSNTILCEDMFFTAKSVLAGYKVAYVSDAIVRHSHNYSPLDEFKRYFDIGVFHADEPWIREKFGGASGEGKKFILSELKFLLKRNFLYIPLAFLNNFMKISGYKLGQNYKRIPYALVKLFSMHKRYWN
- the wbaP gene encoding undecaprenyl-phosphate galactose phosphotransferase WbaP, encoding MNLRAVFRKNNFVKLSLALSDFLFFNLALLFTLCMIYLLGYDVYSFIPASELPARFLSHITLSFLCVGWFWIRLRHYTYRKPFWFELKEIIRTLIIFAIFDLALVAFSKWQFSRYVWCITWLLAITLAPIGRVIVKRILDKVNLWKKHTIIIGSGKNARDAYAALQSEEVLGFSIGAFYSTTAIDNAVGISGVPIINTEEELWLQSCPNDTQFIVALEFEEHALRDFWLKNLAKHNCRSISVIPTLRGVPLYGTDMSFIFSHEVMILRVSNSLAKRTSRFIKRTFDILGALAIVTLLSPVLISLFYLVFKDGGNAIYGHERVGRNGKKFKCLKFRSMVINSQEVLNELLKNNPEARAEWEKDFKLKDDPRITKVGQFIRKTSLDELPQLLNVLKGEMSLVGPRPIIEDELDKYAGDVDYYLMAKPGMTGLWQVSGRNDVDYDTRVYFDSWYVKNWSLWNDIAILFKTVSVVLKRDGAY